A window from Argopecten irradians isolate NY chromosome 3, Ai_NY, whole genome shotgun sequence encodes these proteins:
- the LOC138318406 gene encoding leucine-rich repeat protein 1-like: protein MRLACNVEVLNRMLPTMNIKNKSKAAHTQLSIGKKPGSEDGNLFLMMCTAKDRNGAKFMIKDNIEQVFARFISEGKATIRVKEPPQDITISKADSLQLKNFLSVLKIGAQGKSLDNVTLSRLAPASSKNVEKPKTRLIINSRKEYPLTTNFPSRLEFLQVSQCRLKKVDSRILKLYQLTELNLSDNVLEILPEEFSNVPNLSSLTLAQNNLKAISPKFCMQSTLQNNLRFLDIGNNQLEILPLQICELNCLVTLKIDNNQLKCLPPTIGRLKCLKFFSATGNQIETLPASMTQLALETIDLYGNPFQQDIQNNLPDRFPDITLMECCARSIRKHRVRYTEEDLHTHLCRYLDSARLCWCGGYCFRCSVNFTTNLSLSRIAHTVSAVDQLGRTEVPMMSFLCSPKCLTRFQKNPYAYWKK from the exons ATGAGGCTAGCTTGTAATGTTGAGGTTCTTAACCGAATGCTGCCAACaatgaatattaaaaacaaaagcaaaGCAGCCCACACCCAATTGTCAATAGGAAAGAAGCCAGGATCAGAAGATGGAAATCTTTTCCTGATGATGTGTACAGCAAAAGATCGTAATGGTGCCAAGTTTATG ATCAAAGACAATATAGAGCAGGTTTTTGCACGATTTATCAGCGAAGGAAAAGCTACTATTCGTGTCAAAGAGCCACCCCAAGACATCACTATCAGCaaa gCAGATAGCTTACAGCTGAAAAATTTCCTTTCAGTGCTTAAAATTGGAGCTCAAGGAAAGAGTTTGGACAATGTAACTCTATCACGTCTTGCTCCAGCTTCCAgcaaaaatgttgaaaaaccTAAAACAAGACTTATCATCAATTCTAGAAAGGAGTATCCTCTAACAACAAACTTCCCATCTCGCTTAGAGTTTCTACAAGTATCTCAGTGTCGGCTGAAAAAAGTGGATTCTcgaatattaaagttatatcaACTAACTGAGTTGAACTTGAGTGATAATGTTTTAGAAATTCTACCTGAAGAATTCAGTAATGTTCCAAATCTTAGCTCTCTTACCTTGGcgcaaaataatttaaaagcaaTATCCCCAAAATTCTGTATGCAATCCACATTACAGAATAATCTTCGCTTTCTTGACATTGGAAACAACCAACTGGAAATTCTTCCTCTTCAAATTTGTGAACTGAATTGTTTGGTGACTTTGAAAATTGATAACAATCAGCTGAAGTGCCTTCCTCCAACAATTGGTCGACTGAAATGTCTCAAGTTTTTCTCAGCAACAGGAAATCAGATTGAAACTCTGCCGGCTAGTATGACCCAGCTTGCTCTAGAAACAATTGACCTGTATGGAAATCCATTCCAGCAGGATATTCAAAACAATTTACCTGACCGGTTCCCTGACATTACTCTGATGGAATGTTGTGCCAGATCTATTAGAAAACACAG AGTACGGTACACAGAAGAGGACTTGCACACCCACTTGTGTCGGTATTTAGACTCTGCACGTCTGTGCTGGTGTGGCGGGTACTGCTTTCGTTGTTCTGTGAATTTTACGACAAATCTGTCCTTATCTAGGATAGCTCACACTGTTTCTGCTGTAGACCAGCTAGGCAGGACTGAAGTGCCAATGATGTCATTTCTGTGCTCCCCTAAATGTCTTACAAGATTCCAGAAAAATCCTTATGCCTACTGGAAAAAATAA